The Deltaproteobacteria bacterium region CCAGGGCGCCTTCGAGGCGACGAAGATCTGGCAGACGGCGCGCACGCCCGGGTCGTCGTCGAGGGCGCCCATCGGCACGATCGCGATCGCGCGCTCGGGGTCGAGGCGCGGGAGCTTGCCGCCGCAGTCGGCGCAGAAGGACTGCGAGAAGAAGCGCGCCTCGGGGATCTTGTAGGTACGCACGCGGTCGGCGCCGCGCACGAAGCGCAACGATGCCATCGGCGCCATCAGGTTCGTCGCGTGCGCCGCCGCGCGCGCCTTGCGGCAGCGCGTGCAGTGGCAGTAGCGCGCCGTCGTCGGCGGGCCTTCGACCACGAACGCGACGCCGCCACACAGGCAGCTCCCGCGCACCACGCCCGGCGGTGCGGGCTCGCGCGCGGGGTCGGGCAGCGCCGGGAAGTCGAAGCCCGGCGGCCAGGTCTCGAAGCGGGGCAGGGCGTCGAAGAGCTCGTACCACGGCGCGTTCGAGCCGGTGAAGATGCGCGCGAGCGGCCGGATCCCGGGGTCCTCGTCGAGCGAGCCGGCGTTCAGCACGACCCGGCCCTCGCTCGCGGGAGGCGGAACGCTCGCGCCGCAGCGCCCGCAGAACGGGCGCGGAAAGAGGCCATCCGGCGCGAACGCAACGATGCGATCACCGCCGGCCGTCATCCGGAACCCGCCCTCGGGCGCCAGGAGCCCCGTCGAGAACGCGGTGCCGTGCGCCTTGCGGCAGCGGCTGCAGTGGCAGTGCGACATCAGATCGAGGGGGCCGCCGGCCTCCCAGGTGACGTCGCCACACAGGCACGAGCCGTGGACCGTCGCCATCGCGTCCTCCCCGGGGTACGCGGCTAGCTTGGCCTGCGCGCCGCCAGGCTCGCCACCCACTCCGGGTGCCCGTTTCCGCGCAGCCCCGTCTCGAAGCGCTCGACGGCGAGTTCCGGGAAGAGCCCCGGCAGCTCGTCGTCGGCGAGGAGAAACGCCGGATTCCTGGGGCCTTGCCCGAGATCCCTCTGGCGGATCGTGAAGGTCTCGTAGAGCAGCAGACCGCCCGGCCGCAGGAGCGCCGCGAGGGCGGGTGCTAGCGGGCGGAAGAGGAAGCGCGTCACCACGACCGCGGCGAAGGCGGCCGGCGGGAACGGCAGGCCGCGCGGGTCCTCGGCATCCGCGCGCACCGGGCGGACCGGCAGACCTCCCGCGCGCGCCGCGGTCGCGAGGGCGCCGAGCGCCTCGCGGCTGCGGTCGAGCGCCGCCACGCGCAGGCCCCAGGCGGCGAGCAGCCGCGCGTGGCGCCCGCGGCCGCAGGCGAGGTCCAACACGAGTCCGTGCCGGCCGGCCGCGCGCAGCGCGGCCTCGTGCTCGCGGACGAACGGGGAGGGCGGGTCAGCCTCGTGCGGCACGCCGCGCGACGACTTCGGCGAGCCGGCCCGGGAAGTCCGACATCACGCCGTCCACGCCGAGGTCGAGGAGCCGCTCCATCTCGGCGGGCTCGTTGATCGTCCAGACGTGCACGGCGATCCCGTGGGCGTGCGCGTGCGCCACCAGCTCGCGGGTCACGAGCGGGCGGCCCCCGAAGGCGGGCGGTACCTGGAGGGCCATCGGGCCGGGCGGCGGGGGCTTGCCGTCGAGCGCGGCGCGCACGCAGGCCACCACGTCGCCCGCCGAGGCGCCCACGGCCGGGCGCACCCCCGTCGTGGCGAGGTGCGCGCGCAGGTCGTCCATCGTGTCGTTCTCGGCCGCGGCGAGGAGCACGGTGTCCTCGCGCCCGAGGCGGCGTATCAGCTCCACGGTGTCCGCGATCAGCGCCGGGATCCGCTCCTTGATCTCGACGTTGAAGCGCACCTGCGGGAAGCCGCGCAGGGCGTCCTCGAGGAGCGGGATGCGGTGCCCCTTGCCGCGCTCGGGGAAGCCGCCCTCCGGCGGTGTGAAGCGGAAGCCCGCGTCGAGGCTCCGGAGCTCGGCGAGGGTGTGGTCCGCGATCCGGCCCGTGCCGTCGGTCGTGCGCTCGAGCGTGTCGTCGTGGAAGAGCACGAGCGCGCCGTCGCGGGTCCGGTGGACGTCGGTCTCGAGGATCACGGCCCCCTGCGCGACCGCTCGCTCGAAGGAGGCGATCGTGTTCTCGGGCCGCTCGCCCGAGGCTCCGCGGTGGCCGATCACGGTCGGCACCGGCACGTCGAAGAAGGGGTGTCGCATGGGGCCGGACGGTATCATGCGCGCCCTGCGAGAGGACGATGGGGGTGCATGGCGGTCCTGACCCGTGACGTGATCCGGCGCGAGATCGAGGCGGGCCGGCTCGTGATCGAGCCGCTTGCGCCCGAGCAGATCGGTCCCGCCTCGATCGACCTCACGCTCGGCGACGAGATCCGGGTCCTCGAGCCGGGCGGCGAGTCGATCCCGATCCGGGACGGGACCGACTACCGCG contains the following coding sequences:
- a CDS encoding glycerophosphodiester phosphodiesterase yields the protein MRHPFFDVPVPTVIGHRGASGERPENTIASFERAVAQGAVILETDVHRTRDGALVLFHDDTLERTTDGTGRIADHTLAELRSLDAGFRFTPPEGGFPERGKGHRIPLLEDALRGFPQVRFNVEIKERIPALIADTVELIRRLGREDTVLLAAAENDTMDDLRAHLATTGVRPAVGASAGDVVACVRAALDGKPPPPGPMALQVPPAFGGRPLVTRELVAHAHAHGIAVHVWTINEPAEMERLLDLGVDGVMSDFPGRLAEVVARRAARG
- a CDS encoding class I SAM-dependent methyltransferase, translating into MPHEADPPSPFVREHEAALRAAGRHGLVLDLACGRGRHARLLAAWGLRVAALDRSREALGALATAARAGGLPVRPVRADAEDPRGLPFPPAAFAAVVVTRFLFRPLAPALAALLRPGGLLLYETFTIRQRDLGQGPRNPAFLLADDELPGLFPELAVERFETGLRGNGHPEWVASLAARRPS
- a CDS encoding GFA family protein, which gives rise to MATVHGSCLCGDVTWEAGGPLDLMSHCHCSRCRKAHGTAFSTGLLAPEGGFRMTAGGDRIVAFAPDGLFPRPFCGRCGASVPPPASEGRVVLNAGSLDEDPGIRPLARIFTGSNAPWYELFDALPRFETWPPGFDFPALPDPAREPAPPGVVRGSCLCGGVAFVVEGPPTTARYCHCTRCRKARAAAHATNLMAPMASLRFVRGADRVRTYKIPEARFFSQSFCADCGGKLPRLDPERAIAIVPMGALDDDPGVRAVCQIFVASKAPWIDLDPKLQPYDGALPA